Proteins encoded within one genomic window of Companilactobacillus sp.:
- the glpK gene encoding glycerol kinase GlpK, with amino-acid sequence MEKKYILAIDEGTTTARAIIFDHSGRKIVTARHHIRQIYPNPGWVEHDANEIWNAVQSSIATAFIESGVKPDEIETIGIASQRETTVVWDKTTGLPIYNAIVWQSRQTATMANKLIDEGHKDEIHKKTGLIISPYFSATKIRWILDHVDGAQERAENGELLFGTINTWLLWKLTGGESFLTDYANASRTMLFNINTLDWDDDLLKLLNIPRKMLPEVRSNAENFGSTKNYHFYGSKVPITGMTGSQQASLFGQMAFDKGNVKNTYGTGAFAVMNTGEEPALSDNNLLTTIAYGVNGKVNYALEGSIFVAGAALQWLRDGLRMIKETPDSETSAKRSTDLDEVYVVPAFSGLGAPYWDDEARGTVFGLTRGSNQDDFVKATLQSIAYQTKDVIETMSSDSDIPIDVLKVDGGASANDYLMQFQSDILNIPLERSAELETTSLGVAFLAGIGAGVWKDIDEIKQNYHAGQEFEPKMDSKTRDNLYSGWKDAVAATMAFKHTK; translated from the coding sequence ATGGAGAAGAAATACATTTTAGCAATCGATGAGGGTACTACTACTGCCAGAGCAATTATTTTTGATCACAGTGGTAGAAAGATTGTTACTGCACGTCATCACATCCGTCAGATTTATCCTAACCCAGGTTGGGTCGAACATGACGCAAATGAAATTTGGAACGCTGTGCAATCTTCAATTGCGACTGCATTTATTGAATCTGGAGTTAAACCAGATGAAATTGAAACGATCGGTATAGCCAGTCAGCGTGAAACGACTGTTGTTTGGGATAAGACAACTGGCTTGCCTATTTATAACGCAATCGTTTGGCAATCACGTCAAACAGCTACAATGGCTAACAAGTTGATCGACGAAGGCCATAAGGATGAAATTCATAAAAAAACTGGTCTAATTATTAGTCCATATTTTTCAGCTACTAAGATTCGCTGGATCTTGGACCACGTTGACGGAGCTCAAGAGCGTGCCGAAAACGGCGAATTATTATTCGGAACTATCAATACTTGGCTTCTCTGGAAGTTAACTGGTGGAGAAAGCTTCTTAACTGATTATGCAAATGCCAGTCGTACGATGTTGTTCAACATCAATACTTTGGACTGGGATGACGACCTACTCAAGTTGTTGAATATCCCACGTAAAATGTTGCCAGAAGTTCGCTCAAATGCTGAAAACTTTGGTTCAACTAAGAACTATCACTTCTATGGTTCAAAGGTTCCAATCACTGGGATGACAGGTTCACAACAAGCTTCATTGTTCGGTCAAATGGCCTTTGATAAAGGTAATGTTAAAAATACTTATGGTACCGGTGCTTTCGCCGTTATGAATACCGGTGAAGAACCCGCCTTATCAGATAACAACTTGTTGACAACAATTGCTTATGGCGTAAATGGAAAAGTTAACTATGCCCTTGAAGGTTCTATTTTCGTTGCCGGTGCAGCTTTGCAATGGTTACGTGACGGACTCAGAATGATCAAGGAAACTCCTGATTCAGAAACTTCAGCAAAACGTTCAACCGACTTAGATGAAGTTTACGTTGTTCCAGCTTTTTCAGGATTAGGTGCCCCTTATTGGGACGATGAGGCCCGTGGTACTGTCTTTGGACTTACACGTGGATCAAATCAAGACGACTTTGTTAAAGCTACTTTGCAATCAATTGCTTATCAAACTAAAGATGTCATCGAAACAATGAGCTCTGACTCAGACATTCCGATCGATGTTCTAAAAGTCGATGGTGGGGCTTCTGCCAACGATTATTTGATGCAATTTCAATCAGATATCTTAAACATTCCGCTTGAACGTTCAGCCGAACTTGAAACAACTTCGTTAGGTGTTGCTTTCTTAGCTGGTATCGGTGCAGGCGTTTGGAAAGATATTGACGAGATCAAACAAAACTATCACGCTGGTCAAGAATTTGAACCTAAGATGGATTCAAAGACTCGCGATAATTTGTATTCTGGCTGGAAGGATGCTGTTGCTGCTACAATGGCATTTAA
- a CDS encoding MIP/aquaporin family protein, whose product MHDSLMLQLLGEFIGTAVLIILGDGVVAAVSLKKSKAYGAGWVAIALGWGLAITIAVYCAAFLSPAHLNPAVSLGMAIAGKFSWSYVIPYSIAQILGGVLGGIIVWAFYYDHFKETTDNQEAVLSVFATVPAIRKYWMNCLSEFIGTAVLMFALLAFTRGNFTEGLNPIAVGILITAIGFSLGGTTGYAINPARDLGPRIAHQIMPVPNKGTSDWAYSWVPIVGPMLGGAVGAALYTLIP is encoded by the coding sequence ATGCACGATAGTTTGATGTTACAACTTTTAGGGGAATTCATTGGTACTGCTGTTCTGATCATCCTTGGTGATGGCGTCGTAGCAGCTGTCAGTTTGAAAAAATCAAAGGCTTACGGTGCCGGCTGGGTTGCAATTGCCCTTGGCTGGGGTCTTGCAATCACGATTGCCGTATACTGTGCAGCATTCTTAAGTCCTGCACATCTTAATCCTGCTGTTTCATTAGGTATGGCCATTGCAGGTAAGTTCTCATGGTCATACGTTATTCCTTATAGTATTGCTCAGATTCTTGGTGGTGTCCTTGGTGGTATCATCGTTTGGGCATTCTACTATGACCACTTTAAAGAGACAACTGATAATCAAGAAGCTGTCTTGAGTGTCTTTGCTACAGTTCCTGCAATCAGAAAATATTGGATGAACTGCCTATCAGAATTTATTGGTACTGCTGTTTTGATGTTTGCACTTCTCGCATTTACAAGAGGTAACTTTACAGAAGGTCTAAATCCTATCGCTGTTGGTATTTTGATCACAGCAATCGGTTTCTCACTTGGTGGGACAACAGGTTACGCTATCAACCCAGCCAGAGATTTGGGACCAAGAATTGCTCACCAAATCATGCCTGTTCCTAACAAGGGAACTTCAGACTGGGCATATAGTTGGGTTCCTATCGTTGGACCTATGCTAGGTGGAGCTGTTGGTGCAGCCTTATATACTTTGATACCATAA
- the glpK gene encoding glycerol kinase GlpK, translated as MTEKYIMSIDEGTTSTRAIIFDKKGHKIADAQREFTQHFPEPGWVEHDANEIWNAVQSTIANVFIESGIKPDQIAGIGITNQRETTVVWDKVTGLPIYNAIVWQSRQTSDIANKLKAGGYEDMIHEKTGLLIDPYFSATKIRWILDHVDGAQERAEKGELLFGTIDTWLLWKLTGGAVHVTDYSNASRTMLFNIKDLKWDDDILKLLNIPKEMLPEARPNSEVYGKTKDYHFYGSEVPVSGMVGDQQAALFGQMAFEPGMVKNTYGTGAFIVMNTGEKPQLSENNLLTTIGYGINGKVHYAIEGSIFVAGSAIQWLRDAMKLVDSAPDSEAAALSSKNDDEVYVVPAFTGLGAPYWDSDARGAVFGLTRGTTREDFIKATLQSLAYQSRDVIETMHKDTGIDIPTLKVDGGAAKNKYLLQFQADILDTPVQRAKDLETTALGAAFLAGLAVGYWKDIDEIKKDYTEGDITEPHMDKKRSDYLYEGWKEAVAATRTFKHKAAK; from the coding sequence ATGACAGAAAAGTATATTATGTCGATTGATGAAGGTACTACTAGTACTCGAGCAATCATTTTTGACAAGAAAGGGCATAAAATAGCTGATGCTCAACGTGAATTCACGCAGCATTTTCCAGAACCAGGTTGGGTTGAACACGATGCCAATGAAATTTGGAACGCGGTTCAATCAACAATTGCGAATGTTTTCATTGAATCAGGTATCAAACCTGATCAAATCGCTGGTATCGGTATTACTAACCAACGTGAAACTACCGTGGTTTGGGATAAGGTAACTGGTCTTCCTATTTACAACGCGATTGTTTGGCAATCACGTCAAACTAGCGACATTGCTAACAAACTGAAGGCTGGCGGATACGAAGATATGATCCATGAAAAGACCGGATTATTGATCGATCCATATTTCTCAGCTACTAAGATTCGTTGGATCCTTGACCATGTCGATGGAGCTCAAGAGCGTGCTGAAAAAGGCGAATTGCTCTTTGGAACAATTGACACATGGCTACTTTGGAAGCTAACTGGTGGCGCAGTTCACGTAACTGACTACTCTAATGCCAGTCGTACGATGCTATTTAATATCAAAGATCTCAAATGGGATGACGATATTCTGAAACTTTTGAATATTCCAAAGGAAATGCTTCCTGAGGCACGTCCAAATTCAGAAGTTTACGGAAAGACTAAGGATTACCACTTCTATGGTTCAGAAGTACCTGTTTCAGGTATGGTTGGTGACCAACAAGCTGCATTGTTTGGTCAAATGGCGTTCGAACCAGGTATGGTCAAGAATACATACGGTACTGGTGCTTTCATCGTTATGAATACTGGTGAAAAGCCTCAATTATCAGAAAATAATCTTTTAACAACTATCGGATACGGAATCAATGGCAAAGTTCATTATGCCATTGAAGGTTCAATTTTCGTTGCTGGTTCAGCAATCCAATGGTTACGTGATGCTATGAAGTTAGTTGACTCAGCTCCAGACTCAGAAGCAGCAGCTTTATCATCTAAGAATGATGATGAAGTTTATGTTGTACCTGCATTTACTGGTTTAGGTGCTCCTTATTGGGATTCTGATGCTCGTGGTGCTGTCTTTGGACTAACTCGTGGTACAACTCGTGAAGATTTCATCAAAGCAACGCTTCAATCATTGGCATATCAATCACGTGACGTTATCGAAACTATGCACAAAGATACCGGCATTGATATTCCAACATTGAAAGTCGACGGTGGTGCCGCTAAGAACAAATATCTACTACAATTCCAAGCAGACATCTTAGACACTCCAGTTCAACGTGCTAAAGATCTTGAAACTACCGCATTGGGTGCAGCATTCTTAGCTGGACTCGCCGTTGGATATTGGAAAGATATCGATGAGATCAAGAAGGATTACACCGAAGGTGACATTACTGAACCACATATGGATAAGAAACGTTCAGATTATCTATACGAAGGTTGGAAAGAAGCTGTGGCTGCCACAAGAACGTTCAAACATAAAGCAGCTAAATAA
- a CDS encoding YfhO family protein: protein MRKNRWLYYLGAFVINLAIISLIFWSSGLVPFGDNNFLSSDLGTQYIDFLTELRRQLVNNNLHLYLFSQSLGDNFFPIISYYLLSPFNILLVLFKSNTVPVAADILIMLKISAMGVTMALFLSKYFKKIAPTNYIFTIAYSFCGFVASYFYDLMWLDALIMLPLVAIGIIKLIDENKIWPYYLSLLFAIIFNYYLGYMLCFFSIAFFIYLWMDRQLFKSENRLRIFINYAITSLLAGLSSAVVLLPTFAGMLNTGKSSFDVTNYLPSFRFGFEAFTQLGVGGNTFVQRLHHGPSVFMTSIVLILLLSYFFSAKILQKDKNNSATLIGILLVSMMVTTFNTIWHMFQNPAGFPFRNSFIFTFVCIFIAYKAFDEGVFRDRTALIKATSTAGILICIGYTTLWLIPKLIEEMNFETPDNTTNGYYFWISITCIIISGLLLYLFGKNRKYQFLLILMVAFEVGANFNSVMATADFGSQKIYSKQYNAEATALSNAKKISDYGHRIIVSKSGINAAFPEQYNNYNDPMLFDINGLSLYSSTLNQQTMMTLNDLGYFSKNVRRISSSGGTELTNALFGINYNIRQEGKKYHIIDNYDAPTMAFLVSPDIYNFQMEPLKALDNQNRLWQSLTGTNTEFLKNAQINSMNQTKHKKKKTYNYNLTTTADGVLYFYVSPIDYNHSKIYVNGKKISTSQVMVENQAVMELGKFAEGKSIKVKISTTTPLGMNPEYFRTLDAEPFLQSKKVFKQNSLKITSDLKHDNLKGTVDAASDSPLFISVPYDKGWQAYDNGKKVKINKVVGNLMAIDLKSGHHRIELKYVVPGLKIGWIVSLISVILFVIFQVYVKFREKS from the coding sequence ATGCGCAAAAATCGCTGGCTATACTATCTCGGGGCGTTCGTCATCAATTTAGCCATCATTTCATTGATCTTTTGGAGTTCAGGACTAGTACCATTTGGGGATAATAACTTCTTGAGCAGTGATCTGGGGACTCAATACATCGATTTTTTGACGGAATTACGACGCCAATTAGTCAACAATAATCTTCATCTATATTTATTCAGTCAATCATTAGGTGATAATTTCTTTCCTATAATTAGTTATTATTTGTTATCGCCATTTAATATCTTGTTAGTTTTATTTAAGAGCAACACCGTACCAGTGGCTGCTGATATTTTGATCATGCTCAAGATTTCAGCTATGGGTGTCACTATGGCACTGTTCTTAAGTAAATACTTTAAAAAAATCGCACCTACCAATTATATTTTTACCATCGCTTATAGTTTTTGCGGATTCGTTGCATCGTATTTTTACGACCTGATGTGGCTCGATGCTTTGATCATGTTGCCGCTAGTTGCCATTGGAATCATCAAGCTGATCGATGAGAACAAGATCTGGCCATATTATTTGTCGCTATTATTCGCAATCATTTTTAATTACTACCTTGGATACATGCTCTGCTTTTTCTCGATTGCTTTCTTTATTTATCTTTGGATGGACCGTCAACTATTCAAGTCGGAAAATCGACTACGAATTTTTATCAATTATGCGATCACCTCGCTATTAGCGGGTCTGAGTTCGGCGGTAGTGTTGCTGCCAACCTTTGCCGGCATGCTCAATACTGGAAAAAGTTCATTTGACGTTACCAACTATTTGCCATCGTTTAGATTCGGTTTTGAAGCCTTCACTCAACTAGGGGTCGGCGGAAATACCTTTGTTCAAAGACTGCATCATGGACCATCAGTCTTCATGACTTCGATTGTCTTGATACTTTTGCTGAGCTATTTTTTCAGTGCCAAGATCTTGCAAAAAGACAAGAACAATTCAGCTACGTTGATTGGGATTTTATTAGTCAGCATGATGGTCACGACCTTTAATACCATCTGGCACATGTTCCAAAATCCGGCTGGATTCCCATTCAGAAATAGTTTTATCTTCACTTTCGTCTGTATCTTCATTGCCTACAAGGCGTTTGACGAAGGCGTATTTAGGGACCGAACTGCGCTGATCAAAGCAACTTCAACGGCCGGTATTTTGATTTGCATTGGCTATACGACGCTGTGGTTGATTCCAAAATTGATTGAGGAAATGAACTTTGAAACGCCTGATAATACTACTAACGGCTATTATTTTTGGATCTCGATCACATGTATTATTATTTCTGGATTGTTGCTTTATCTATTCGGAAAAAATCGTAAATATCAATTCTTGCTGATATTAATGGTAGCTTTTGAAGTTGGTGCCAACTTTAATTCAGTTATGGCAACAGCCGATTTTGGTAGTCAAAAGATTTATAGCAAGCAATACAACGCTGAGGCAACTGCCTTGTCCAATGCTAAAAAAATCAGCGACTATGGACATCGGATAATCGTCTCTAAGTCAGGTATCAATGCTGCCTTTCCAGAACAGTACAATAATTACAACGATCCAATGCTTTTTGACATCAATGGGTTGAGTCTCTATAGCTCGACTTTGAATCAACAAACGATGATGACCTTAAACGATTTGGGATATTTCAGTAAAAACGTTCGTCGAATCAGTAGTTCTGGCGGGACCGAGTTGACCAACGCCTTATTCGGGATCAACTACAACATTCGCCAAGAGGGCAAGAAGTATCACATCATCGATAACTACGATGCTCCAACGATGGCATTCTTAGTCAGTCCGGATATTTATAACTTCCAAATGGAACCTTTAAAGGCTTTGGACAATCAAAATCGTCTGTGGCAATCGCTGACTGGAACTAACACCGAATTTTTAAAGAATGCTCAGATCAATTCGATGAATCAGACAAAGCACAAAAAGAAAAAGACTTACAATTACAACTTAACTACGACTGCTGATGGCGTCTTATATTTCTATGTTTCGCCGATCGATTATAATCATTCGAAAATCTACGTTAATGGTAAAAAAATCAGCACCTCGCAGGTTATGGTCGAAAATCAAGCAGTCATGGAATTAGGCAAATTTGCTGAAGGAAAATCCATTAAAGTGAAAATTTCCACGACAACTCCATTGGGGATGAATCCTGAATATTTCAGAACCCTTGATGCAGAGCCGTTTTTACAATCGAAAAAAGTTTTCAAACAAAATTCTCTGAAAATTACATCTGATCTTAAACACGACAACCTCAAAGGGACTGTAGATGCAGCCTCTGATAGTCCATTGTTCATCAGTGTTCCTTACGACAAGGGCTGGCAAGCCTATGACAACGGCAAAAAGGTCAAGATAAACAAAGTCGTTGGTAACTTAATGGCGATCGATTTGAAATCTGGACATCACCGAATTGAACTGAAATACGTGGTCCCAGGACTGAAAATAGGCTGGATTGTCTCGCTGATTTCGGTCATATTGTTTGTAATTTTCCAAGTTTATGTAAAGTTTCGTGAAAAAAGTTAA
- a CDS encoding FAD-dependent oxidoreductase has translation MKVSIIGCTHAGTFTAMNILKEHPDWEVDVFERNDNLSFLSCGIALWVSDRVSDPNKMFYASPDDLAKSGATMYMKHDVTNIDFDNKTLTAKNLETGESFSQSYDKLVLTTGSAPIIPNIPGIHSDRVHLCKNWNNANELRQNSDKIKSAIVIGAGYIGAELAEGYAHLGKKTTLIDALPDVLAKNFDLNMSKVAEKDYLDNGVTLGLGEKVESFIDNDDGTVTVKTDKNSYTADIAVACIGFRPNTDMYKDHFKTLPNGALIVDEYMHTSMPDVFSAGDAASVHYNPTNDDQYIPLATNAVRQGILVAKNIEKNTMKYMGTQSSSAVELFGRSYAASGLTAGHAKVLGKKVESVTLEDNYRPEFMLTTTPVLMNLVWDPETRVVLGGALTSMYDIAQSANLLSVAIQKKMTIDELSMVDFLFQPNFDKPVNYVSALAGAAVEKADSKVAAD, from the coding sequence ATGAAAGTAAGTATTATTGGTTGTACCCACGCAGGAACATTCACTGCAATGAACATTTTAAAAGAGCATCCTGATTGGGAAGTTGACGTATTTGAACGCAACGACAACTTGTCATTCTTATCTTGTGGTATTGCGCTTTGGGTGAGTGATAGAGTATCTGATCCTAACAAGATGTTTTACGCTAGCCCTGACGATTTGGCTAAGTCAGGTGCCACAATGTATATGAAGCATGATGTTACAAATATTGATTTTGACAACAAGACCTTGACTGCTAAAAATCTTGAAACTGGTGAAAGTTTTTCACAATCTTACGATAAATTAGTTTTGACTACAGGTTCAGCACCTATTATTCCAAATATTCCTGGAATACATTCTGATCGAGTACATTTGTGCAAAAATTGGAATAATGCCAACGAATTACGTCAAAATTCTGACAAAATTAAGAGTGCTATCGTTATCGGTGCCGGCTATATCGGTGCAGAATTAGCTGAAGGATACGCTCACTTAGGTAAGAAGACTACTTTGATCGATGCCTTGCCTGATGTTTTGGCAAAGAACTTTGATTTGAACATGTCAAAAGTTGCTGAAAAAGATTACTTAGATAATGGTGTAACTTTAGGTTTAGGCGAAAAGGTTGAATCATTCATAGACAACGATGATGGTACAGTCACTGTTAAAACTGATAAGAACTCATACACAGCTGATATTGCGGTTGCCTGCATTGGTTTCCGTCCTAACACTGACATGTACAAAGACCATTTCAAGACTTTACCAAATGGTGCTTTGATCGTTGATGAATACATGCACACAAGTATGCCAGATGTATTCTCAGCTGGAGATGCTGCATCAGTTCACTACAATCCAACTAATGACGATCAATACATTCCGTTAGCAACTAATGCGGTACGTCAAGGAATTTTAGTAGCAAAAAATATCGAAAAGAATACAATGAAATATATGGGAACACAGTCAAGTTCAGCGGTTGAACTATTCGGCAGATCATACGCCGCTAGTGGTTTAACAGCCGGACATGCTAAAGTGTTAGGTAAGAAGGTTGAGTCAGTTACTCTAGAAGATAACTATCGTCCAGAGTTCATGCTTACAACAACACCAGTTTTAATGAACCTAGTTTGGGATCCTGAGACTAGAGTCGTTTTAGGTGGAGCTTTGACAAGTATGTACGACATTGCTCAATCAGCTAATTTATTATCAGTCGCAATTCAAAAGAAAATGACAATTGACGAATTATCAATGGTAGATTTCTTGTTCCAACCTAACTTTGATAAGCCAGTCAATTACGTAAGTGCCTTGGCAGGGGCAGCTGTTGAGAAAGCTGACTCAAAGGTAGCAGCAGATTAG
- the serS gene encoding serine--tRNA ligase — protein MLDIKLIRNKPDWAKKKLAGRGIKPEEIDELLQYDKDRREYLVKTETLKEKRNTVSQQISQKKRNKENADQEIADMQQVGTDIKDLDAKLQEIEDKMNYILVRLPNWPDDSVPVGPDESYNVEDRKWGTIPTEGFKPRHHWDIGEELGILDFDQAAKVSGSRFVYYIGMGARLERAVYNFMLDEHQKDGYTEVIPPYLVNNEAMFGTSQFPKFTKDVYTVMVDENPLTLIPTAEVPLTNYFAGKILNEEDLPKYVTALTPCFRSEAGSAGRDTRGLIRMHQFNKVEMVKVCKPENSFDELEKLTANAENILQKLNLAYHVITLSSGDASFSSTKTYDLEVWLPAQDKYREVSSCSNCLDFQARRAHIRYRDENGKAQFVHTLNGSGLAVGRVVAAILENYQNEDGSVTIPDVLVPYMNGVTKITKENAI, from the coding sequence ATGTTAGACATCAAATTGATCAGAAATAAACCAGATTGGGCTAAGAAAAAGTTAGCCGGTCGTGGCATTAAGCCTGAAGAAATCGACGAATTGTTGCAATACGATAAAGATCGTCGTGAATATCTAGTAAAGACTGAAACTCTCAAAGAAAAGAGAAACACTGTTTCTCAACAAATTTCTCAAAAGAAGCGTAATAAAGAAAACGCTGATCAAGAAATTGCTGATATGCAACAAGTTGGTACCGACATTAAAGATTTAGATGCTAAACTTCAAGAAATTGAAGATAAGATGAATTACATCTTAGTTCGTTTACCAAACTGGCCAGATGATTCTGTTCCTGTTGGCCCTGACGAAAGTTACAACGTTGAAGACCGCAAGTGGGGTACTATTCCTACAGAAGGTTTCAAACCAAGACATCACTGGGATATCGGTGAAGAATTAGGCATCCTTGATTTTGACCAAGCTGCCAAAGTTTCTGGTAGCCGTTTCGTCTACTACATCGGTATGGGTGCACGTCTGGAACGTGCCGTTTATAACTTCATGCTCGATGAACACCAAAAAGATGGCTATACAGAAGTTATACCACCATATTTGGTAAATAACGAGGCTATGTTTGGAACTAGTCAATTCCCTAAGTTTACCAAGGATGTTTATACAGTTATGGTCGATGAAAATCCATTGACATTGATCCCAACAGCTGAAGTTCCTTTGACGAACTACTTTGCTGGAAAGATCTTGAACGAAGAAGACCTTCCTAAGTACGTAACTGCTTTGACACCTTGCTTCCGTTCAGAAGCTGGTAGTGCAGGTCGTGATACTCGTGGACTTATCAGAATGCACCAATTCAACAAGGTTGAAATGGTCAAAGTATGTAAGCCAGAAAACTCATTTGATGAGTTAGAGAAGTTAACCGCAAACGCAGAAAACATCTTGCAAAAATTAAACTTGGCATACCACGTAATTACATTATCAAGTGGCGACGCAAGTTTTTCATCAACTAAGACTTACGACCTTGAAGTTTGGCTTCCAGCTCAAGATAAGTATCGTGAAGTATCAAGTTGTTCAAACTGTCTAGACTTCCAAGCACGTCGTGCCCACATCCGTTATCGTGACGAAAACGGCAAAGCTCAATTCGTTCACACACTTAATGGATCAGGTTTGGCTGTTGGTCGTGTGGTCGCTGCTATTTTGGAAAACTACCAAAATGAAGATGGTTCAGTTACAATTCCTGACGTCTTAGTACCATACATGAATGGCGTTACTAAAATTACTAAAGAGAATGCAATCTAG
- a CDS encoding amino acid permease: protein MENTDVNRSLKTRHLSMIALGGSIGTGLFVASGSSISTAGPGGALIAYVAIGIMVYFLMTSLGEMATYMPVTGSFATYATKFIDPALGFALGWNYWFNWAITLAVDLSTISIVIKYWFPTWDSWKISLTFLVVLFVINIVSVGSFGETEYWLASIKVTAVIVFLIVGILSILGVLGNQHFVGLTNFTYKKAPFVGGVPAILSVFVVAGFSFQGTELIGITAGESATPEKSIPKAIKQVFWRILLFYILSIAVIGALIPYTSPNLLGSGATDIAISPFTIVFNKVGIPLAAGIMNAVILTSVVSAANSGLYAASRMLWSMSKQNMAPKAFERTNGHGVPLFSLILTAVVGAIALFTSLYGNQFYQLLVAASGLTGFIAWLGIAFSHYRFRRAYNVHGYSLDDLKYKAKWFPLGPILAIVLGIVIIIGQDVRSLVDFNVVKLLVSYSGLILLFLCWIYYKVRHKTKFIKLEDIDLEAAKRHKY, encoded by the coding sequence ATGGAAAATACAGATGTAAACCGGTCGCTGAAGACTCGCCATTTGTCCATGATTGCGCTTGGTGGCTCAATCGGAACTGGACTTTTTGTTGCTAGTGGTTCGTCGATCTCAACTGCCGGACCTGGTGGTGCCTTAATTGCCTACGTTGCAATTGGTATCATGGTTTATTTCTTAATGACCAGTTTAGGCGAAATGGCAACTTACATGCCCGTCACTGGTTCATTTGCTACATATGCAACAAAGTTCATTGATCCTGCCTTAGGATTTGCCTTAGGTTGGAACTATTGGTTCAACTGGGCGATCACGTTGGCGGTCGATCTTTCGACGATCTCGATCGTTATCAAGTATTGGTTCCCGACCTGGGATTCGTGGAAGATCAGTCTGACGTTCTTGGTAGTATTGTTCGTTATCAATATCGTCTCAGTTGGATCCTTTGGTGAAACTGAATATTGGTTAGCATCAATTAAAGTTACCGCGGTTATCGTATTCTTAATTGTGGGTATTCTTAGCATCTTGGGTGTTTTAGGAAATCAACACTTCGTTGGTTTGACTAACTTCACCTACAAGAAGGCACCTTTTGTTGGAGGCGTCCCCGCTATTCTGAGTGTATTCGTTGTCGCTGGATTCTCCTTCCAGGGTACTGAGTTGATCGGTATCACGGCAGGGGAGTCAGCTACTCCTGAAAAAAGTATTCCTAAGGCTATCAAACAAGTCTTCTGGAGAATTCTTTTGTTCTACATTCTATCAATTGCAGTTATTGGCGCTTTGATTCCTTATACAAGTCCTAACTTGCTTGGTTCTGGAGCTACAGATATTGCCATCAGTCCCTTCACAATAGTTTTTAATAAAGTGGGTATTCCACTTGCCGCCGGAATTATGAATGCAGTTATTTTGACATCAGTCGTATCAGCTGCTAATTCTGGCTTATATGCTGCCAGCCGGATGCTCTGGTCAATGAGTAAACAAAATATGGCTCCTAAGGCTTTTGAAAGAACTAATGGTCACGGAGTTCCTTTGTTCTCACTGATCTTAACAGCGGTTGTTGGTGCAATTGCATTGTTCACTAGTTTATATGGCAATCAATTTTACCAATTGCTAGTGGCTGCGAGTGGTCTGACCGGATTCATCGCCTGGTTGGGGATCGCCTTTTCACATTATCGCTTTAGAAGAGCGTATAATGTCCACGGCTACAGCTTGGACGATTTAAAATATAAAGCTAAGTGGTTCCCACTAGGTCCAATCCTGGCTATCGTTTTAGGAATTGTTATCATCATTGGACAAGATGTCCGTTCATTGGTTGATTTTAACGTTGTGAAATTGTTAGTCAGTTATTCAGGATTAATCCTGCTTTTCTTATGTTGGATCTATTATAAGGTCAGACATAAAACTAAATTTATTAAGCTTGAAGATATCGATCTAGAAGCTGCTAAAAGACATAAATACTAA